A window from Cryptomeria japonica chromosome 1, Sugi_1.0, whole genome shotgun sequence encodes these proteins:
- the LOC131073775 gene encoding uncharacterized protein LOC131073775 → MDRMSMQGSLLDGRMYPHWVYQGQSPDELKHLLIYTTLELESTRLNAKDEIKRHEETARQLMQLLHVTCKERDEAREQCQKLQEKLIQRGLTDFHSGLSNLSPDSPAGRSLRGDSTITECDSISGTYKHHSFVSSPGQSMFDAVSSIQEPSKLNLTDSNSMDLLQQPLFEFCEEYHQSSFPGQSMQQVQLPLGCNTGRPGNYRTQNQLGLCQKNMGSSSNISEIHRSSFVPNDLRIMESQSLVNVSSSVAERNMHVEHQPSIQSTVNASNYGCDMQCQQQDILNLQQHVNEQNKANHHQQEINHSSPSEGETQGPVIQMRSSEHIQSEELISDKGLQSKDGKLCSQFSAENESLWQAAGSVNFPEKINALPHEPFVGECGMIKSSPPPSAACLSPVVNHRISTMPVNMPSSQTIAGASSNIMQLQKHGDLISNAVHAHLPEPPEADPQVIMKSLPEKGKLLEAVMKAGPLLQTLLLAGPLPQWRHPPPPLDSFDIPLVSMPTSNLINPLLKPTQLNAPARNGKQLVPSSRPVFCSLYQNDASHIPANAPLQSAASTSSSSKKRTLPSSAVNGHFVHDPRSSLKYAKLQ, encoded by the exons ATGGACAGAATGAGCATGCAGGGCAGTCTGCTGGATGGAAGAATGTATCCTCACTGGGTTTATCAGGGACAG AGTCCTGATGAATTGAAGCATCTGCTGATATACACGACCCTGGAGTTGGAATCTACCCGATTAAATGCAAAGGATGAAATCAAACGACATGAAGAGACAGCAAGGCAATTAATGCAACTGCTCCATGTAACTTGCAAAGAAAGAGATGAGGCAAGGGAGCAGTGCCAGAAACTGCAAGAAAAGCTAATTCAGAGAGGTCTAACTGATTTCCACTCTGGTCTTTCAAATTTGTCACCTGACAGTCCTGCTGGAAGATCACTCAGAGGTGACTCCACTATCACAGAATGTGATAGTATTTCTGGCACATACAAGCATCACTCTTTTGTGTCATCCCCTGGGCAATCAATGTTTGATGCAGTCTCGTCAATACAAGAGCCTTCTAAACTAAACCTCACAGACTCTAATAGCATGGACTTGTTGCAACAACCATTATTTGAATTCTGTGAAGAATACCACCAATCTTCATTTCCTGGACAAAGTATGCAACAAGTTCAGTTGCCATTAGGGTGCAACACAGGCAGACCTGGGAATTATAGGACTCAGAACCAGTTAGGGCTGTGCCAGAAAAATATGGGAAGCTCTTCCAATATATCTGAAATTCATCGCTCTTCTTTTGTGCCAAATGACTTGCGGATTATGGAGTCACAATCTCTAGTAAATGTTAGCTCATCAGTTGCAGAGCGCAATATGCATGTTGAGCATCAACCTTCAATTCAATCAACTGTAAACGCATCTAATTATGGCTGTGATATGCAATGTCAGCAGCAAGATATTTTAAACTTGCAACAACATGTCAATGAACAGAACAAGGCTAACCACCACCAGCAGGAAATCAACCACAGTTCCCCTTCAGAAGGAGAAACACAGGGTCCAGTCATACAAATGAGATCCTCTGAACATATACAATCAGAGGAGCTTATTTCTGACAAGGGGTTGCAATCTAAGGATGGAAAACTGTGCTCCCAATTCAGTGCAGAGAATGAGTCGTTGTGGCAAGCTGCTGGCTCAGTGAATTTTCCAGAGAAAATAAATGCCTTGCCACATGAACCCTTTGTGGGCGAGTGTGGGATGATAAAGAGCAGTCCACCTCCATCAGCTGCTTGCTTATCACCAGTTGTAAATCATAGGATATCCACCATGCCAGTCAATATGCCATCTTCACAAACTATTGCTGGAGCTTCCTCAAATATCATGCAGTTGCAGAAGCATGGAGATTTGATCTCTAATGCAGTACATGCTCATTTACCGGAACCACCAGAAGCTGATCCTCAAGTAATAATGAAATCTCTGCCAGAGAAAGGCAAGCTGCTGGAAGCTGTAATGAAAGCTGGGCCTTTGCTGCAGACCCTTCTACTTGCAGGGCCTCTTCCACAGTGGCGACATCCTCCACCACCATTGGACTCTTTTGATATTCCTTTGGTCTCTATGCCAACTTCCAACCTAATAAACCCTCTTCTGAAGCCAACCCAACTAAATGCACCTGCTCGTAATGGAAAACAATTAGTCCCAAGTTCTAGGCCTGTCTTCTGTTCTCTGTATCAGAATGACGCTTCTCATATACCTGCTAATGCTCCACTGCAGTCAGCAGCTTCAACTAGTTCATCTTCCAAGAAGAGAACTCTGCCTAGTTCTGCAGTCAATGGCCATTTTGTGCATGACCCAAGATCTTCTCTTAAATACGCCAAATTGCAATGA